In Alteromonas naphthalenivorans, one DNA window encodes the following:
- a CDS encoding DUF2780 domain-containing protein has protein sequence MMKKIYALVLVSGLAVAPQSHAEGWLDSLKGLFGMTEEVEAVPNISDMTRSVSDAVGITESQATGGLASIFNYAKDNISTSQFNELSNALPGLESLLGSVPDISNVTSEGGLSSILDKAASYTDSFKSVNELNKQFEALGLEPAQIMQIVNSAKAYLDTEQGQEIKVLLVEGLGKFSG, from the coding sequence ATGATGAAAAAAATCTACGCTCTTGTTTTAGTATCGGGACTTGCCGTTGCCCCACAAAGCCATGCTGAAGGATGGTTGGATTCTCTGAAAGGCTTGTTTGGTATGACCGAAGAAGTTGAAGCAGTGCCGAATATTTCTGATATGACGCGCTCAGTTAGTGATGCGGTAGGCATTACCGAGTCTCAAGCGACAGGTGGCTTAGCATCTATCTTCAACTACGCAAAAGACAATATTTCAACCAGCCAGTTCAATGAACTAAGCAACGCATTGCCAGGGCTTGAGTCTTTACTAGGTTCAGTACCCGATATCAGCAATGTAACTTCTGAAGGCGGTTTAAGCAGTATTCTTGATAAAGCCGCAAGTTATACCGATAGCTTTAAGTCAGTTAATGAATTAAACAAGCAATTTGAAGCGCTAGGCCTAGAGCCAGCACAGATCATGCAAATTGTGAATAGTGCAAAAGCTTACCTTGATACCGAACAAGGGCAAGAGATTAAGGTACTGTTGGTTGAAGGTTTAGGCAAGTTCAGCGGCTAA
- the upp gene encoding uracil phosphoribosyltransferase, whose translation MAVHEITHPLIAHKLGLMRYSKISSKDFRELASEVGNLLTYEATRTLPTERAVIKSWSGDDVEVKQIKGKKITVVPILRAGLGMLEGVLELIPNAKISVVGLYRDEDTLQPVAYFDKVVKNIDERTALIVDPMLATGGTLIATIDLLKQKGCKKIMGLFLVAAPEGIKAVVDAHPDVEIFTAAIDDRLDEKGYILPGLGDAGDKIFGTR comes from the coding sequence ATGGCCGTTCATGAAATAACTCATCCATTGATTGCACACAAATTGGGTTTGATGCGTTACTCCAAAATTAGCAGTAAAGACTTTCGAGAGTTAGCATCAGAAGTAGGCAACTTGCTGACATACGAGGCTACACGAACGTTACCCACAGAGCGTGCAGTGATAAAAAGCTGGTCGGGCGATGATGTTGAAGTTAAGCAAATCAAGGGCAAAAAAATAACGGTAGTACCTATCCTTCGTGCTGGGTTGGGCATGCTTGAGGGCGTATTAGAACTCATCCCTAATGCAAAAATCAGTGTGGTTGGTTTGTATCGCGACGAAGATACACTACAGCCCGTGGCTTACTTTGACAAAGTAGTAAAAAATATTGATGAGCGCACCGCATTAATCGTTGACCCAATGTTAGCGACTGGTGGTACGTTAATTGCCACTATCGACTTACTGAAGCAAAAGGGCTGCAAGAAGATCATGGGGCTTTTTTTAGTGGCCGCGCCAGAAGGTATTAAAGCCGTGGTTGATGCCCACCCTGATGTAGAAATTTTCACTGCTGCTATTGATGATCGTCTAGATGAAAAGGGCTACATACTGCCTGGTTTGGGTGATGCAGGCGATAAAATATTCGGAACACGATAA
- a CDS encoding transglutaminase-like domain-containing protein, whose product MRSSTRLSIGFSLLFGFAFTYTANAQSVPSMAEIGIELAEGQVLPLSKQINFELVSSNSNKLAINLANWDGVTAEQVSDNRLSITLSPMPRFMKPVQDKHSADSFVVDLSEPSTKAFVASYQQAYADAPFELEHLTAFVDSYIVDPNYIHGFNIASVVASQRSGDCTEYAVLTAALARALGMSAKVIIGTVIVEQNNSVNAFGHAWTEVWHDGQWHIVDSALYRLEATQHFYLPASELDNEGPGYGMGIVRTFVLMPEQLLSLRSKP is encoded by the coding sequence ATGCGGTCCTCAACTCGGTTATCTATTGGGTTTAGCCTACTATTTGGTTTTGCGTTTACGTATACAGCAAATGCGCAGTCTGTGCCGTCTATGGCTGAAATAGGTATCGAGCTTGCTGAAGGTCAGGTGTTACCACTTTCAAAACAGATTAATTTTGAGCTGGTATCATCAAACTCAAATAAGCTGGCTATCAACTTAGCAAATTGGGACGGTGTGACTGCTGAGCAGGTGAGTGATAATCGCTTATCGATTACCTTATCTCCGATGCCTCGTTTTATGAAACCAGTTCAAGATAAACACAGCGCAGATAGCTTTGTTGTGGATTTGAGTGAGCCCAGTACAAAAGCATTTGTTGCTAGCTATCAACAAGCTTACGCAGATGCCCCCTTCGAGCTAGAACATCTTACCGCCTTTGTTGATAGCTATATTGTTGATCCAAATTATATTCACGGTTTTAATATTGCGTCGGTTGTTGCCAGCCAGCGCAGTGGTGATTGTACCGAATATGCGGTGCTTACGGCAGCGTTAGCCCGCGCGTTAGGCATGTCAGCCAAGGTTATAATTGGTACGGTGATAGTGGAGCAAAACAATAGTGTAAATGCGTTTGGGCATGCATGGACTGAAGTTTGGCACGACGGGCAATGGCACATCGTAGATTCAGCTTTATACCGCTTAGAAGCGACACAGCACTTTTACTTACCAGCCTCAGAACTTGATAACGAAGGGCCAGGCTACGGAATGGGGATCGTTAGGACTTTTGTACTTATGCCCGAGCAACTTCTTTCACTTCGTAGTAAACCCTAA
- a CDS encoding WbuC family cupin fold metalloprotein: protein MLTDIQLFNHAQRKALKESAKASPRRRANHNVHKSYEDLVQRLFIAMEPDSYVRPHRHTQQHKWEFFMAVEGSIDLLFFDDNAVLTKRITLSAGGDCVGVEIPPNVWHATVCFEPVVFMEVKQGPYEVMDDKGFASWAPEESDVAVTPFLEKLKEAELGTQF, encoded by the coding sequence ATGCTTACCGATATTCAGCTTTTTAATCACGCGCAGCGCAAAGCACTTAAAGAAAGTGCCAAAGCAAGTCCAAGACGAAGAGCCAATCACAACGTCCATAAAAGTTATGAAGATTTAGTCCAGCGCCTATTTATTGCAATGGAGCCCGACTCTTATGTTCGTCCGCATCGCCATACCCAACAGCATAAGTGGGAGTTTTTTATGGCTGTGGAAGGGAGTATCGATTTGTTGTTTTTTGACGACAATGCTGTGCTAACTAAACGTATAACCTTAAGCGCCGGTGGTGATTGTGTAGGAGTAGAGATTCCACCTAACGTATGGCATGCCACGGTTTGTTTTGAACCTGTGGTATTTATGGAAGTGAAGCAAGGCCCCTACGAAGTCATGGATGATAAAGGTTTTGCAAGTTGGGCGCCTGAAGAAAGCGATGTAGCGGTTACGCCTTTTTTAGAGAAACTAAAAGAGGCTGAATTAGGTACGCAGTTTTAA
- a CDS encoding XRE family transcriptional regulator, with product MREITLGEIRKQHRVKQEVVAMALCVTASGVSKLESKRIQDVPLHRASAYLAAVGGSIKIEMTLPDGSTVNVGENTLG from the coding sequence ATGAGAGAAATAACGTTAGGTGAAATTAGAAAGCAACACAGGGTTAAACAAGAAGTTGTAGCGATGGCGCTTTGCGTGACTGCTTCGGGGGTAAGTAAGCTTGAGTCAAAACGCATACAGGATGTTCCCCTTCATAGGGCCTCGGCTTACCTCGCGGCAGTAGGGGGAAGCATCAAAATAGAAATGACATTACCGGACGGTAGCACCGTGAATGTAGGAGAAAATACGTTAGGTTAA